One genomic segment of Corynebacterium durum includes these proteins:
- the sufD gene encoding Fe-S cluster assembly protein SufD — protein sequence MTTVKNATYHNNKGDLFSSFDVNDFDIPKGRDEVWRFVPLRRLRGLHDGTFAPVEAPDVRFDIPETANGVTTEALTVGDPRLGRAGAPVDRVSAQAWSAMKGGQLLKFAKNTVNTDAVTVTVTGRGDDVTTFGALVIEVEEGAEAVVNLHFVGSGTHADNHEYLIGDNARLTVVIHEDWNDDAVHLASERAVLGRDSVFRHNVACFGGGVVRLVPQVKFTAPGGDAELLGVYFADTGQFFEQRLLVDHAVPNCRSNVLYKGALQGDASSTLPEARTAWVGDVLIRSNAQGTDTYETNRNLVLTDGARADAVPNLEIETGEITGAGHAATVGRFDDEQLFYLCSRGISAEQARRLIVRGFFSEVINRIPIPAVREELEHRVAAELEGTQL from the coding sequence ATGACAACAGTCAAAAACGCCACGTACCACAACAACAAAGGCGACTTGTTCAGCTCTTTCGACGTCAATGACTTTGACATTCCCAAGGGCCGGGACGAAGTATGGCGGTTTGTCCCACTTCGACGCCTCCGGGGACTTCATGACGGTACTTTTGCTCCCGTCGAGGCACCCGACGTTCGCTTCGATATCCCTGAGACCGCCAACGGGGTCACCACCGAAGCGCTCACTGTTGGTGACCCACGCCTTGGCCGTGCAGGAGCACCCGTTGACCGTGTTTCCGCACAAGCATGGAGCGCCATGAAAGGCGGGCAACTACTCAAGTTTGCTAAAAACACCGTCAACACAGATGCCGTCACCGTCACAGTCACTGGTCGTGGCGATGACGTAACCACCTTTGGTGCTCTTGTCATCGAGGTGGAAGAAGGCGCTGAAGCTGTAGTCAACCTCCACTTTGTCGGCTCTGGTACGCATGCCGACAACCACGAATACCTGATTGGAGACAACGCTCGACTGACAGTTGTCATTCACGAAGACTGGAACGATGATGCCGTGCATCTGGCCAGCGAACGCGCTGTCCTGGGACGCGATTCAGTATTCCGCCACAATGTTGCCTGCTTCGGTGGCGGTGTCGTGCGACTCGTTCCACAGGTGAAATTCACCGCGCCAGGTGGTGATGCTGAACTGTTAGGTGTCTACTTCGCCGACACCGGGCAGTTTTTCGAACAGCGTCTTCTTGTGGACCATGCCGTTCCGAATTGTCGCTCCAATGTCCTGTACAAAGGCGCATTGCAGGGTGATGCTAGTTCCACACTGCCGGAAGCCCGCACCGCCTGGGTTGGCGATGTGTTGATTCGGTCCAACGCGCAAGGCACTGACACGTACGAAACCAACCGCAACCTTGTGCTCACGGATGGTGCCCGCGCCGATGCCGTGCCGAACCTGGAAATTGAGACAGGCGAAATCACCGGTGCAGGGCACGCGGCCACAGTGGGACGCTTTGATGACGAGCAGCTGTTTTATCTGTGCTCACGTGGTATCTCCGCAGAGCAGGCCCGCCGTTTGATTGTGCGTGGATTCTTCTCTGAGGTGATCAACCGTATTCCCATTCCGGCTGTGCGCGAGGAACTTGAACACCGCGTCGCCGCAGAACTTGAAGGCACTCAGCTGTAG
- the sufC gene encoding Fe-S cluster assembly ATPase SufC: MSTLEIRNLTAQVRPTDESTEPKEILKGVNLTINSGETHAIMGPNGSGKSTLSYTLAGHPKYEVTGGEVLLDGENLLDMDVDERAKAGLFLAMQYPIEVPGVSMANFLRTAATAVRGEAPKLREWVKEVREAQDELVIDKAFSERSVNEGFSGGEKKRHEILQLGLLKPKFAVLDETDSGLDVDALRVVSAGINNYKERNDGGVLMITHYKRILNYVKPDFVHVFADGKIVTSGGPELADQLEEHGYDRFL; encoded by the coding sequence ATGAGCACTCTTGAAATTCGCAACCTTACCGCCCAGGTTCGCCCAACCGATGAGTCTACTGAGCCGAAAGAAATTCTCAAAGGCGTCAACCTGACCATTAACTCGGGTGAAACCCATGCCATCATGGGTCCCAATGGATCTGGCAAGTCAACCCTGTCTTACACGCTGGCAGGCCACCCGAAGTATGAAGTCACCGGCGGTGAAGTCCTGCTTGATGGTGAAAATCTGCTGGACATGGACGTTGATGAGCGCGCTAAAGCAGGTTTATTCCTGGCTATGCAGTACCCGATCGAAGTCCCTGGCGTATCCATGGCAAACTTCCTGCGTACTGCAGCGACTGCCGTCCGAGGCGAAGCCCCGAAGCTGCGCGAGTGGGTGAAGGAAGTCCGTGAAGCCCAGGATGAGTTGGTTATTGATAAGGCTTTTTCCGAGCGTTCTGTCAATGAAGGTTTCTCCGGTGGAGAGAAGAAACGCCACGAAATTCTGCAACTTGGTTTGCTAAAGCCAAAGTTCGCGGTGTTGGACGAGACCGACTCGGGCCTGGACGTTGATGCGTTGCGGGTTGTGTCCGCCGGTATTAATAACTACAAAGAGCGCAACGATGGTGGCGTGCTGATGATTACCCACTACAAGCGCATCTTGAACTATGTGAAGCCTGATTTTGTTCACGTGTTTGCTGACGGCAAGATCGTCACGTCGGGTGGTCCTGAGCTTGCCGACCAGCTGGAAGAGCACGGCTACGATCGTTTCCTGTGA
- a CDS encoding cysteine desulfurase has protein sequence MTNANFLDVDAVRAQFPILARTVRHGNPLVYLDSGATSQRPEVVWRAEENFVLSTNAPVHRGAYSLAEEATDAYEKARVTIADFVGADSDELVFTKNATEALNLVAFVLGDDRAGARRVQAGDTVVVTELEHHANLVPWQELCRRTGATLKWYGLTNDGRIDLDSLELDDTVKVVAFTHQSNVTGAVADVAEIVRRARSVNALTVLDACQSVPHMPVNFHDLGVDFAAFSGHKMCGPSGVGVLYARDPLLKELPPFLTGGSMIEKVTMEGSTFTEPPQRFEAGTQMTSQVVGLAAAAEFLNGVGMEAVAAHEHDLIVYALEQLQGIDGLTIIGPTTAEQRGSAVSFVVNGIHPHDLGQVLDDYGVSIRVGHHCAWPVHRAVGAQATARASFYLYNTREEIDALVHAITKAQEFFGVAR, from the coding sequence ATGACCAACGCTAACTTTCTAGACGTTGATGCTGTGCGGGCGCAGTTTCCCATTCTCGCCCGCACAGTCCGCCATGGTAACCCGCTGGTATACCTGGACTCTGGTGCGACATCGCAACGCCCAGAAGTGGTCTGGCGCGCCGAGGAGAATTTTGTCCTGAGCACCAATGCACCTGTGCATCGTGGAGCTTATTCATTGGCCGAGGAAGCTACCGATGCCTACGAAAAGGCACGCGTGACCATCGCTGATTTTGTCGGCGCAGATTCGGACGAACTGGTGTTTACCAAAAATGCAACGGAGGCGCTCAACCTTGTTGCGTTTGTGCTTGGCGACGACCGCGCGGGTGCCCGCCGTGTTCAGGCTGGGGACACCGTCGTGGTTACGGAACTAGAGCACCACGCCAACTTGGTTCCATGGCAGGAATTGTGCCGTAGAACTGGCGCGACGTTGAAATGGTATGGGCTGACTAATGATGGCCGTATTGATCTGGATTCCTTGGAACTTGACGATACGGTTAAGGTTGTGGCGTTTACCCATCAGTCAAATGTGACTGGTGCTGTTGCTGATGTTGCAGAGATTGTGCGCCGAGCACGTAGCGTCAATGCTTTAACAGTGTTGGATGCTTGCCAGTCAGTTCCACACATGCCGGTGAATTTCCACGATTTAGGTGTAGATTTTGCTGCGTTTTCCGGGCACAAGATGTGTGGCCCCAGCGGCGTGGGCGTGCTTTACGCGCGTGATCCGCTGCTGAAAGAGCTTCCGCCGTTTTTGACAGGTGGCTCCATGATCGAAAAAGTGACCATGGAGGGGAGCACGTTTACCGAACCACCACAACGCTTTGAAGCTGGGACCCAAATGACCAGCCAGGTCGTTGGATTGGCGGCTGCAGCAGAGTTCCTTAATGGTGTAGGGATGGAGGCTGTTGCAGCGCATGAGCACGACCTCATTGTGTACGCCTTGGAACAACTGCAAGGCATTGACGGTCTCACCATTATTGGTCCCACCACAGCCGAACAGCGTGGAAGCGCAGTGAGCTTTGTCGTTAATGGTATTCACCCGCATGACCTGGGACAGGTGCTTGACGATTACGGTGTATCTATCCGCGTTGGCCATCATTGTGCGTGGCCCGTGCACCGTGCCGTAGGTGCTCAAGCCACCGCACGTGCATCCTTTTACCTGTACAACACGCGTGAGGAGATTGATGCACTCGTTCATGCGATCACCAAGGCTCAGGAATTTTTCGGAGTTGCGCGATGA
- the sufU gene encoding Fe-S cluster assembly sulfur transfer protein SufU translates to MKLEQMYQEVILDHYRHPQHRGLRDPFDAEVHHVNTSCGDELTLRVKLSADGTVVDDVSYEAEGCSISQASTSVMAEEIVGRPVEEAMDKLAEFERMITSRGQVDGDEEIIGDGVAFSGVSQYPARVKCALLGWKAFQAATADALEDK, encoded by the coding sequence ATGAAGTTAGAACAGATGTATCAAGAGGTCATTCTGGACCATTACAGGCATCCACAACATCGTGGGCTGCGCGACCCCTTCGATGCTGAAGTGCACCACGTCAATACGTCTTGTGGAGACGAACTGACGCTTCGAGTAAAACTGTCCGCAGACGGGACTGTGGTGGACGACGTGTCCTATGAGGCAGAGGGATGCTCAATCAGCCAGGCATCCACTTCGGTGATGGCCGAGGAAATTGTCGGCCGCCCAGTGGAGGAAGCGATGGACAAGCTTGCCGAATTTGAGCGCATGATTACCTCCCGTGGACAGGTGGACGGCGATGAAGAGATCATTGGAGATGGGGTGGCGTTTTCTGGGGTTTCCCAATACCCGGCGCGCGTGAAATGTGCATTGTTAGGATGGAAAGCTTTTCAGGCTGCAACAGCCGACGCTTTGGAGGATAAATGA